Sequence from the Microbacterium sp. AZCO genome:
TCCGAGACGGGGTGCTCCACCTGCAGGCGCGTGTTGACCTCGAGGAAGGAGATGGTGCCGTCGGCGCCGATGAGGAACTCGCACGTGCCGGCGCCGACGTATCCCACTTCGCGCAGGATCGCCTTCGAGGCCGAGTAGAGGATCTCGTTCTGCTCGGGCGTGAGGAACGGCGCGGGCGCCTCCTCGACGAGCTTCTGGTGACGGCGCTGCAGCGAGCAGTCGCGCGTCGAGATGACGACGACGTTGCCCGCGGCATCCGCGAGGCACTGCGTCTCGACGTGACGCGGCTTGTCGAGGTACTTCTCCACGAAGCACTCGCCGCGGCCGAAGGCGGTGATCGCCTCGCGCGTCGCGGACTCGAAGAGCTCGGGGACCTCGTCGATCGTGCGCGCGACCTTGAGGCCGCGTCCGCCGCCGCCGTACGCGGCCTTGATCGCGATCGGCAGGCCGACTCGCTCGGCGAACTCGACGACCTCGTGTGCGCCGGCGACGGGACCGGGCGTTCCGGGTGCGAGGGGAGCGCCGACCTTCTCGGCGACGTGGCGCGCGGTCACCTTGTCGCCCAGCGCCTCGATCGCCTCCGGCGACGGCCCGATCCAGACGAGGCCCGCGCCGATGACGGCGCGGGCGAAGTCGGCGTTCTCGGCCAGGAAGCCGTATCCGGGATGCACGGCGTCGGCGCCCGAGCGGCGCGCGACCGAGAGGATCTTGTCGATCGAGAGGTAGGTCTCGGCGCTCGTCGCGCCCTCGAGGGCGTAGGACTCGTCGGCGAGACGGGCGTGCAGGGCGTCACGGTCCTGGTCGGCGTAGACGGCGACCGAGGCTTTGCCCGAGTCACGTGCGGCGCGGATGACGCGTACCGCGATCTCCCCGCGGTTGGCAACGAGCACCTTGGCGATCTTGGGCATGGTTGTCAGCCTACCGATGGGGTCCCTCGCGTTTTTGGGTGCCTCGCACAAGAAACGCCCCCTCACGTGTGCGGGACCCTACGAGCGACTCCACAGTTCGGGCCACTCCACACCGAGCTCGCGCACAAGTCGACGAAGGGTCGACAGCGACATCCCGACCACCGTCGACGGATCGCCCTCGACCCGCTCGATGAAGGGGCCGCCGAGGCTGTCGATCGTGAAGGCGCCCGCGACATGGAGGGGCTCGCCCGTCGCGACGTAGGCCTGGATCTCGGCATCCGTCACATCCGCCGCGAAGCTGACGGACGCCTGCGCGACCGCGTGGGCTTCGACGGGTTCGGCCCCGGGCCGCAGTCGGTAGACCGAGTGGCCGGAGTGGAGCACGCCCGTCCGCCCGCGCATCGCCCGCCACCGCGCCGTCGCGGCCTCGGGCGTGTAGGGCTTGCCGAGCACCTCGCCGTCGAGCTCGAACATCGAGTCGCCGCCGATGACGATGCCGTCGAACGCGGGGTCGTCCTCCGCCCAGCGCGCGGCGACGTCCGCCGCCTTGCGGCGCGCGAGCAGGAGCACGTGCTCGTCCGGCGCGAGGGTGCGGCCCTCGGCCGACTCGACCGCCGCGATGACCGCCTCCTCGTCGACATCGGGTGCCGTCGTCTGCGGCTCGACGCCGGCCTGGCGCAGCAGCATGAGGCGGGCGGGTGACGTCGAGGCCAGGAGCACGCGCATGCGTCAACGGTATCCGGCGTGCCGAACTCCGGCTCGCTGTGACGAACGGGCCGGCTCACCCGCGGATTTCCGGGGCGGAGACCGCCCGCGAGTCACAGGCAGCCGGAGTCCGGCACGCCCCAGGCGCGATGTGGGAGGCTCGAACGCATGGAAGACGGCCTCATCGACCTCGACGTCACGGGCGTCGCGCACGGCGGCGTCTTCGTCGGCCGACACGAGGGGCGCGTCGTGTTCGTGCCCGACGCGATCCCCGGCGAGCGGGTTCGCGTGCGCCTCACCGATACCGCCAAGGGGTCGTTCTGGCGCGGTGAGGCTCTCGAGATCCTGGATGCCTCTCCTCACCGGCGCCCGCACGTGTGGCGTCAGGCTGACATCGACGTGGCTCCCGACCACCGCCCGGGCGGCGCCGACTTCGGCCACATCGACCTCGCGCACCAGCGCGAGCTCAAGCTCCGGGTCGCGCAGGATGCCCTCGAGCGCATCGGCCGTCTCAAGCTCCCCGTCACGATCGAGCCCGCGCTCGCCGACGACCGGGCGGGCCAGGAGACCCCCGACGGCACCGGCTGGCGCACGCGCGTGAGCCTGCACGTCGACGAGGAGGGGCGGATCGGCCCGTTCGCCGCGCGGAGTCACCATGTCATCCCCGTCGACGACCACCCGCTGGCCACCCCCGAGGTCGCGCGCGCGGCGGCCGAGCTCTCGTCCGGCAAGCCCGGACGCATCGACCTCATCCAGCCCGCGGACGGGCGGGTGCGGGTCATCCCGAAGCCCGAGGCCCCGCGCGGCCCCCGTCGGGGAGCGCCGCGGCAGCGCCACCATGGCAAGGACCCGGGCCGCGAGGTCGTCGTGGAACGCGCGGGAGGCCGGGACTTCCGCGTCGACGCGGGCGGCTTCTGGCAGGTGCATCGCCTCGCCGCGCACACGCTCTCGACCGTGGTGGCGGATCAGCTTCGTGGCACGGTCGACCCCGACGGCTGGCACCTCGACCTCTACGGCGGTGTGGGCCTGTTCGCCGCGACGATCGCGGACCTCGGCGGCGCGCGGGTGACCTCCGTCGAGTCCGACCCCCGAGCGACCGAGCACGCGGGCGCCAACCTCGCGGACTGGGTCGGCGCCCGTGCCGAGACGGGGCGGGTCGACCGGTGGATCGGGCGACTGCGCGACGAGGCATCCCTCACCCAGCGCGAGCGTCTGTCGCGCGGGGTCGTCGTCCTCGATCCGCCGCGGTCCGGCGCCGGCCGAGAGGTGGTCGAGGGGGTCGCGGCGCTCGCGCCGGCGACCGTCGTCTACGTCGCCTGCGACCCCGTCGCCCTCGCCCGGGACCTCGCCACCTTCCGTGCGCACGGCTACGAGGCCGAGGGTGTCGCGGCGTTCGACCTCTTCCCCAACTCGCACCATGTCGAAGCCGTCACGACCCTGACCCGCGTCGGCGTCGCGCGCTAGCCTGGGCGCATGACGCGCGTCGCCCTCATCGACGACCACGAGTCCGTGCGGCTCGGCCTCGAGGCCGCGTGCGCGCGCGGCGGCACCGAGGCCGTCGTGTTCTCGGGCAGCACCGTCGGGGCCTACCTCGATTGGCGCTCGTTCAGCGCCGCCCCGCCGGCCGATGTCGTCGTGCTCGACCTCACGCTCGGGGACGGCACGACCGTCACCGAGAACGTGCGGCGGCTGACGTCCGACGGCTCGAGCGTCATCATCCACAGCGTCGCCGACCGGCCCGCTGCCGTGCGCGAGGCTCTCGCCGCCGGTGCGGCGGGGGTCGTCAGCAAGGCCTCGCCCATCGGCGACGTCATCGCCGCCATCCGCACCGTCGCGCGCGGCGAGCCGCTCAACAACGTCGAGTGGGCGAGCGCCGTCGAGGGCGACCGCGAGTTCGCCGACGCGCAGCTCTCAGTGCGCGAGCGTGAGGTGCTGCGGCTCTACGCCGCGGGGCTCCCGCTCAAGGTCGTCGCCGACCGCCTGGGCGTCGCGTACTCGACGGCCAAGGAGAACATCACGCGCGTGCGCGTCAAATACGTCGAGGTCGGCCGGCCGGCGCCGACGAAGGTCGACCTCCTGCGTCGCGCGATGGAGGACGGCATCCTGTCGCAGACTCCGGGAGGCAGCGCGGGTGACGACTGACGCCACGGAGTCGGTTCTCGACGACGCCTGGGGGCACATCCCGCAGACGCGAGAGACCACGGCAGGCCTCGGATCGTTCACGCGCCGCCGCATCGAGCGGGCCATCGGCCTCGCTGCGGGACTCGGATGCCTCATCCTCGGCGTGCAGGCGTTCGTCCTGTCGTTCGGCCCCGCCGACGAGACCGCGATGTGGCACGACATCCTCGTCGCGGCGACGTTCGGGCCGCTCGCCCTCATGCTCGTCGCGTGCGGCATCGGCCGCGGTGTCCGGGCCTTCGCGGGGCTCTTCGCGGTCGCCTACCTCGCGGCCCTCATCGTGTGGCCCGTCGCGACGCGCGGCGGCACCGCCGACCCGCAGACCGAGCCGTGGATCTGGTACCTCGTCAACGTCGCGACCGTGGCGGGGGTGCTGGCCTTCCCGCTCGTCCTGCAGATCGCCTGGACGGCGCTCGTGCCGATCGTCTTCGGCATCGTGCGGCTCATCCAGGGCGGCTTCGCGAGCGACTTCTGGATCCCGGTGATCCTCGACGTCTCGTTCGCCCTCATCCTCGGATTCATCCTGCTGACGCTCGCGTGGCTGTTCCGCTCGGTCGGCGTCAACGTCGACGGCACCCGCGTGCGTGCCGTGGAGTCGTACGCCTCCGCCGCGGCGGCGGACGCGGCGGAGGAGGAGCGCATCGCGGTCGCCGCGCTCATGCACGACAGCGTGCTGGCGGCCCTCATCGCGGGGGAGCGCGCGCAGACCGACCGCGAGCGCACCCTCGCCGCCGCGATGGCGCGCGAAGCCCTCACGCGTCTGGCCAACACGGAGCAGGATCCCGAGGAGGGAAGCGACGAGCCGATGGATGCCGCCGCCATCGCCGACGCGATCGAGCGGTCTGCCGGCGAGCTCGGCGTCGAGATCCGTGCCGAGCGCGTCATCCTGGGTGAGCACTCGGCTGTTCCCGGCCGCGTCGCCCGTGCGCTCATGCTCGCCGCGATGCAGGCGATCACCAACGCCGTCGAGCACGCCGACGGCGAGGGGCTGACCGTCTCGGTGCGCGCCGTGCCGGATCCCGTCCGCATGCGCATCGACGTGCGCGACACGGGTGGCGGCTTCGCGATCGACGACGTGCCGGACGACCGGCTCGGCATCCGCGCGTCGATCGTCGCCCGTGTCGCGGCCGTCGGCGGCACGGCCGCCATCACCTCGGGTGAGCGCGGCACGACGGTGCGGCTCGAGTGGCGGGAGGCCGGCGCGTGATCAGCGTCCGCACGGTGCTCGTGACGCTCGGGATCGCGTTCACCGCCTACCTCGCCGCGCGGGGACTTCTGTGGACGGACCCGGTGCCCTACCCGTACGTCATCGTCGTCGCGCTGAGTCTCTACCTCGTCACGACCTGGCTCTGCATCTTCTGGGATCCGCGGCCGCAGACGCCCGTCGTCGACGAGGACGGCATGCTCCTCACGATCGGCTCCCACGGCCCGCGGATCCTGCCCGTGTGGGCGTGCGTCCTCGCTCTCACGGTCGCGGTGCTCGTGCCGAGCAGCATCGCGATCGGCGTGGGTCCCGAGTCGCGCGACGCCCCCTTCGGCACGTGGTACCTCGGCGGAATCGGCGTTCTCATGACGATCGTGATGGTCCGTCGGCGCCCGTGGGTCGCGTGGGCCGGCATCGTCGCGCTCGCGGTCGCGTCGATCGCGTGGATGGGGCCGATCGACGCCCTCCTGCTCGGCCTGCTGGGGTCGATCGTGTGGGTCGCCGTCGCCCAGCTCCTCCTCATGTCGATGGACCGCGCGGCCCGCGACACGGCGCGCCTGGCGCAGCTGCAGCGTGCCGCCTCGGCCTGGCAGGCCTCGCAGGCCGTGCGTCAGCGCGAGCGCCGCGTGCAGGTGCAGCGCGCGCTCGCCGTCGCCGGCCCGATCCTCACGCGCACGGTCGCGACGGGCGGCCTGCTCGACGAGCGAGAGAAGCTCGAGGCGCGCATCGCCGAGGGGGCGCTCCGCGACGAGATGCGCGGACCGCGGCTCCTCAACGACGACGTGAGGACGGAACTGGATGCCGCCCGCCGCCGTGGGGCGACGGTCACGGTGCTCGACGAGGGCGGCCTGGACGGCCTCGACGACGCGTCGCTGGCGCTGATCCAGGCGCAGCTCGCCGAGACGCTCAAGGCCTCCACGTCCGAGCGCCTGTACATCCGCACGTCGCCGGACGAGCGCGTCGCCGTGACGGTCGTGGGGCGATCGGCGTCGGAGCTGGGGCTGTCCGACGAGGATGCCGTCGAGCTCTGGCGCGAGATCCCCCACCCGTAGGGCGGCGCGGCCTCAAAATCGACGAGTGCGGCTGGGCCGCGGCACCGACGAGGACGGCTGGGCCCGCGGCATCCACCGTCATCCGTCTGTGGCCCGCCCGCGGCATCCACCGGCATCCCGGCATCCGGGGCGAAAAGAATCTCGCTCCCCGTCTCGGTGGGGGAGGGGAACCGAGGCGGGGAGCGGAATCGGAAGAGGCGGGGGGCGGCAGATTGCCTGCCCCCCGCCTGGCGAACGGTTACCCGAAAACCGTTCGCGTGGCCGAACCTGGGGCTGCTTGGGACAGTCAGGTCAGCCGAACGCAAAGCGTTCCAGCACTTCAAGTATCCAGGGGTGGGTATTTTCCGTCTGTAGGTATTTCGGGGGACATTTGCGTCCCCCATGGGGGACAGCCGGTCAGCCCCTCATGCCCCCGCGGCCCCACCCGAGGTCACGGCGCAGCGGCTCGCGGAGAGCGCGCTGCGACAGCTCCCACGCCGAGCGGCGCGAGTCGTCGGCGACGGCGTCGGAGGCCTCCTCGACGTAGGCCTCGCTGACGACGGCCATGAGCGCCGCGAGCTCCACATCGGTCGGAGCTCCGCGCAGGACGTCGATCGTGATGCCGTCGTCAGCGGCGGTGTCGCCCGTCACAGCGGGATGTTCCCGTGCTTCTTGGGCGGGAGGCTCGCGCGCTTGCCCCGGAGCGCCCGCAGCGCCTTGGCGATCGAGACGCGCGTCTGCGCCGGCTCGATGATGCCGTCGAGCTCGCCGCGCTCGGCCGCGAGGAACGGCGAGGCGACGTTGTACGTGTACTCGTTGGCGAGGCGCGTGCGCACCGCAGCGACGTCTTCGCCCGCCTCCTCCGCGCGCTTGATCTCGCCGCGGTAGAGGATGTTGACGGCGCCCTGGCCGCCCATGACGGCGATCTCTGCCGTCGGCCACGCGAGGTTCACGTCGGCGCCGAGCTGCTTCGAGCCCATGACGATGTACGCGCCGCCGTAAGCCTTGCGCAGGATCACGGTGACGAGCGGCACCGTCGCCTCGGCGTAGGCGTAGAGGAGCTTCGCGCCGCGCCGGATGACACCCGTCCATTCCTGGTCGGTGCCGGGCAGGTAGCCGGGAACGTCGACGAGGGTCACGATCGGCACCGAGAAGGCGTCGCAGAAGCGCACGAAGCGGCTCGCCTTCTCGCCCGCCTCGATGTTGAGCGTGCCGGCCATCTGCGAGGGCTGGTTGGCGATGATGCCGACGGTGCGGCCTTCGACCCGGCCGAAGCCGATCACGATGTTCGGCGCGAAGAGCGGCTGAACCTCGAGGAAGTCGCCCGCGTCGACGATGTGCGAGATGACCGTGTGGATGTCGTACGGCTGGTTGGGCGAGTCGGGGATGATCGTGTTCAGGGTGCGATCGGCATCCGTCGTCTCCCACTCGAATCCCGACTCGTAGACCGGCAGCTCGGCCATGTTGTTGTCGGGGAGGAAGCCGAGGAGCGTGCGCACGTAGTCGAGCGCGTCCTCCTCGTCCTCGGCGAGATAGTGCGCGACGCCCGAGCGGGTGTTGTGCGTGTAGCCGCCGCCCAGCTCCTCCATGCCGACGTCCTCGCCCGTCACCGTCTTGATGACGTCGGGGCCGGTGACGAACATCTGGCTCGTCTTGTCGACCATGACGACGAAGTCGGTCAGGGCGGGGGAGTAGACGGCACCGCCCGCGGCGGGACCCATGACGATCGAGATCTGCGGGATGACGCCGGAGGCCGCGGTGTTGAGGCGGAAGATCTCGCCGTACTTGCCGAGGGCGATCACGCCCTCCTGGATGCGGGCGCCGCCCGAGTCCAGCATCCCGACGCACGGCATGCCGTTGCGGAGCGCGAGCTCCATGATCTTGATGATCTTCTCGCCGGCCGCCTCGCCCAGCGACCCGCCGAACGTCGAGAAGTCCTGCGCGTAGACGGCCACCGTGCGGCCGTGGATCGTGCCGACGCCCGTCACGACCGAGTCGCCGTACGGGCGCGACTTGTCCATCCCGAAGGCGGTCGTGCGGTGGCGGACGTACTCGTCGAACTCGACGAACGAGCCCGTGTCGACGAGCTGCTCGATGCGCTCGCGCGCCGTCTGCTTGCCCTTCGCGTGCTGCTTTCCGCGGGCCGCCTCCTCGGCGTCGAGGACGGCCTCCTGGTAGCGGGCGCGCAGATCCGCGATCTTGCCGGCGGTCGTGGACAGGTCGGGCGTGTCAGTCACGGATTCCACACTATCGGCGGGGCTCGGCGAGCGGTTGGAGGGTTCGCACAAGGGCGCGGGGCTCCCGCTGTGGGCTGTCAAGACCTGACGGCCCCTCACCGCCGGCCGTAGGGTGGGCGGCATGCCGATTCCCGAAGAGGGTTACCCGCTCGCCGCCGCCGTCAGCCCGCGCGTCCAGATCGTCGAGACGACCGACTCGACGAACGCCGATGTCCTTGCGGCCGTCACCGACGATCCCGGCGGCTGGCCGCATCTCTCGCTGCTGCTGACGACCGATCAGCGCGCGGGTCGCGGGCGGCTCGACCGCTCGTGGACGACGCCTCCCGGCACGGCGCTCGCGGTGTCGGTGGTCGTGCGGGTGCCCGACCTCCCGATTCCGGCCCGCGGCTGGATCCCGCTCATCGCGGGCGCGGCGATGACGCGGGCGATCGGCGAGCAGCTCATCGCGTCGGGTCACGCGGCGCGACTCAAGTGGCCGAACGACGTCCTCCTCGACGCGGGCAAGGTGTGCGGCATCCTCGCGGAGGTCGTGCCCGGACTCCATGACGCCGTCGTGATCGGCTCGGGAGTGAACACCCGGATGCCGCGGACCGACCTCCCGCTCGCGACCGCGACGTCGTTCGAGGCGGTCGGCCTCGAGTGCGACGACGACCG
This genomic interval carries:
- a CDS encoding biotin carboxylase N-terminal domain-containing protein; amino-acid sequence: MPKIAKVLVANRGEIAVRVIRAARDSGKASVAVYADQDRDALHARLADESYALEGATSAETYLSIDKILSVARRSGADAVHPGYGFLAENADFARAVIGAGLVWIGPSPEAIEALGDKVTARHVAEKVGAPLAPGTPGPVAGAHEVVEFAERVGLPIAIKAAYGGGGRGLKVARTIDEVPELFESATREAITAFGRGECFVEKYLDKPRHVETQCLADAAGNVVVISTRDCSLQRRHQKLVEEAPAPFLTPEQNEILYSASKAILREVGYVGAGTCEFLIGADGTISFLEVNTRLQVEHPVSEEVTGIDLVREQFRLAEGGELDYDDPAPDGHSIEFRINGEDPGRNFLPQPGPIKVFKTFGGPGIRLDSGVTAGDSVSGAFDSLLGKIIVTGRDRAEALERARRALDEFEVGGLPTVLPFHRKVVRDPAFTAEDGVFGVYTRWIETEFVNDIPPWDGELSDIAPAPNRHTVVVEVAGKRLEVSLPDRIVAAPVAAGRPAAVPPSRRSHAPSVVAGASGDAVKSPMQATIVKVAVEEGQQVVKGDLVVVLEAMKMEQPIQAHKDGVIGAIDADPGTTVSAGHQLLTIS
- a CDS encoding Maf family protein, which translates into the protein MRVLLASTSPARLMLLRQAGVEPQTTAPDVDEEAVIAAVESAEGRTLAPDEHVLLLARRKAADVAARWAEDDPAFDGIVIGGDSMFELDGEVLGKPYTPEAATARWRAMRGRTGVLHSGHSVYRLRPGAEPVEAHAVAQASVSFAADVTDAEIQAYVATGEPLHVAGAFTIDSLGGPFIERVEGDPSTVVGMSLSTLRRLVRELGVEWPELWSRS
- a CDS encoding TRAM domain-containing protein; this translates as MEDGLIDLDVTGVAHGGVFVGRHEGRVVFVPDAIPGERVRVRLTDTAKGSFWRGEALEILDASPHRRPHVWRQADIDVAPDHRPGGADFGHIDLAHQRELKLRVAQDALERIGRLKLPVTIEPALADDRAGQETPDGTGWRTRVSLHVDEEGRIGPFAARSHHVIPVDDHPLATPEVARAAAELSSGKPGRIDLIQPADGRVRVIPKPEAPRGPRRGAPRQRHHGKDPGREVVVERAGGRDFRVDAGGFWQVHRLAAHTLSTVVADQLRGTVDPDGWHLDLYGGVGLFAATIADLGGARVTSVESDPRATEHAGANLADWVGARAETGRVDRWIGRLRDEASLTQRERLSRGVVVLDPPRSGAGREVVEGVAALAPATVVYVACDPVALARDLATFRAHGYEAEGVAAFDLFPNSHHVEAVTTLTRVGVAR
- a CDS encoding response regulator transcription factor translates to MTRVALIDDHESVRLGLEAACARGGTEAVVFSGSTVGAYLDWRSFSAAPPADVVVLDLTLGDGTTVTENVRRLTSDGSSVIIHSVADRPAAVREALAAGAAGVVSKASPIGDVIAAIRTVARGEPLNNVEWASAVEGDREFADAQLSVREREVLRLYAAGLPLKVVADRLGVAYSTAKENITRVRVKYVEVGRPAPTKVDLLRRAMEDGILSQTPGGSAGDD
- a CDS encoding ATP-binding protein; translation: MTTDATESVLDDAWGHIPQTRETTAGLGSFTRRRIERAIGLAAGLGCLILGVQAFVLSFGPADETAMWHDILVAATFGPLALMLVACGIGRGVRAFAGLFAVAYLAALIVWPVATRGGTADPQTEPWIWYLVNVATVAGVLAFPLVLQIAWTALVPIVFGIVRLIQGGFASDFWIPVILDVSFALILGFILLTLAWLFRSVGVNVDGTRVRAVESYASAAAADAAEEERIAVAALMHDSVLAALIAGERAQTDRERTLAAAMAREALTRLANTEQDPEEGSDEPMDAAAIADAIERSAGELGVEIRAERVILGEHSAVPGRVARALMLAAMQAITNAVEHADGEGLTVSVRAVPDPVRMRIDVRDTGGGFAIDDVPDDRLGIRASIVARVAAVGGTAAITSGERGTTVRLEWREAGA
- a CDS encoding acyl-CoA carboxylase subunit epsilon; translated protein: MTGDTAADDGITIDVLRGAPTDVELAALMAVVSEAYVEEASDAVADDSRRSAWELSQRALREPLRRDLGWGRGGMRG
- a CDS encoding acyl-CoA carboxylase subunit beta — protein: MESVTDTPDLSTTAGKIADLRARYQEAVLDAEEAARGKQHAKGKQTARERIEQLVDTGSFVEFDEYVRHRTTAFGMDKSRPYGDSVVTGVGTIHGRTVAVYAQDFSTFGGSLGEAAGEKIIKIMELALRNGMPCVGMLDSGGARIQEGVIALGKYGEIFRLNTAASGVIPQISIVMGPAAGGAVYSPALTDFVVMVDKTSQMFVTGPDVIKTVTGEDVGMEELGGGYTHNTRSGVAHYLAEDEEDALDYVRTLLGFLPDNNMAELPVYESGFEWETTDADRTLNTIIPDSPNQPYDIHTVISHIVDAGDFLEVQPLFAPNIVIGFGRVEGRTVGIIANQPSQMAGTLNIEAGEKASRFVRFCDAFSVPIVTLVDVPGYLPGTDQEWTGVIRRGAKLLYAYAEATVPLVTVILRKAYGGAYIVMGSKQLGADVNLAWPTAEIAVMGGQGAVNILYRGEIKRAEEAGEDVAAVRTRLANEYTYNVASPFLAAERGELDGIIEPAQTRVSIAKALRALRGKRASLPPKKHGNIPL
- a CDS encoding biotin--[acetyl-CoA-carboxylase] ligase yields the protein MPIPEEGYPLAAAVSPRVQIVETTDSTNADVLAAVTDDPGGWPHLSLLLTTDQRAGRGRLDRSWTTPPGTALAVSVVVRVPDLPIPARGWIPLIAGAAMTRAIGEQLIASGHAARLKWPNDVLLDAGKVCGILAEVVPGLHDAVVIGSGVNTRMPRTDLPLATATSFEAVGLECDDDRLLADYLTALDRLLAALVEAGGDAEASGVHAEVSELCSTIDSDVVVSLPDGSKLEGRAESLDPDGRLVVRSGDVLTTVSAGDVVHVR